From a region of the Methylomonas rapida genome:
- a CDS encoding MMPL family transporter — protein MSIELHLRNLAYRWSNWLLYSPALVLAAAAVLAYLAVEYTGTHLSVNTDTAELIAPESQFQQNRRKFEQQFGQEVHTLLLVLESSSPELTKAAAQRLGRELRADSEHFSKVYRPDENVFFQRNGLLYLDSDKLQDFSVTLAQAQPFIGRISQDPSLNGFFSIFEDALNAESKTEEVPIDLMSLIDKVSTSLHKTLNGETDLLSWEKLIAENNIREGQSDKAFIFVTPKFDYSSILPVEPAINAVRAAANKIQDPNMPAVKVWVTGEVGLEHDEMAGMSEGTFNASIFSVVLVCGILLIAYHSWLLMLATLLTLTLGMIFCGLFASVAVKELNLISVAFAVSNIGLGVEYAIHFCLRYRDNLDMYGKDKLKAIRQAVLNTSPSLILCAGTTSIGLFAFVPTDYQGISELGLLAGTSLFICLFVTLTVLPVLLRVLPNPPEHHLKRGELPGASKFSAWLAAFTLHHAKPITGLTALATVAAIFLVFQVKTDFNPLNLRDPHTESVIAFKDLMKARETSPMTLTVLASNEAEAKAMRKTLAGLKTVDKTVSLFDFVPDDQEGKLAIIDDMAMTLGPQSQAFPQLKTATDPKPGILRMIAAIDANLPKKTEPRDIQSLQVFKKELQDVLIELDARFQPERGVFIEKIQTSLLGTLPTVMNQLLAGFQAQEITPETIPDDIRERWLSKEGLYRIQIFPKEDLNDLEHLQNFITEVQAVAPNATDLPVMYWESMKAVIAAFQQAIIIALVSIALLLMFIRRSFVDTFLVMTPLVLAGLFTMASTVFTGTPINFANIIALPLLMGLGVDNGIHMVEKLHHSLSEEQNIYQSSTARGMFYGALTTISSFVGLAFSPHEGIASMGLVITIGIFWIMACTFVLLPALGKLVLKHKAMHSPHDESAAVS, from the coding sequence ATGTCGATCGAACTGCATTTACGCAATCTGGCCTATCGCTGGAGTAACTGGTTGCTGTATTCGCCCGCGCTGGTGCTGGCCGCGGCGGCAGTGCTGGCCTATCTGGCCGTGGAATACACGGGCACGCATCTGAGCGTCAACACGGATACCGCCGAGCTGATCGCGCCGGAATCCCAATTTCAGCAGAATCGGCGCAAGTTCGAGCAGCAGTTCGGCCAGGAAGTGCATACCCTGCTGTTGGTGCTGGAGTCCTCCAGTCCGGAATTGACCAAGGCGGCCGCGCAGCGCCTGGGACGGGAATTAAGGGCCGATAGCGAACATTTCAGTAAAGTCTACCGTCCCGACGAAAACGTATTTTTCCAGCGCAATGGCTTGTTGTATCTGGATAGCGACAAGCTGCAGGATTTTTCCGTGACGCTGGCACAGGCCCAGCCCTTCATCGGCCGCATTTCGCAGGACCCTAGCCTGAACGGCTTTTTCTCGATTTTCGAGGATGCGCTGAACGCCGAAAGCAAGACCGAGGAAGTGCCCATCGACCTGATGTCGCTGATCGACAAAGTCAGCACCTCCCTGCATAAGACTTTGAATGGCGAGACCGACCTGCTGTCCTGGGAAAAGTTGATCGCAGAGAACAATATCCGGGAAGGCCAGTCCGACAAGGCTTTTATCTTCGTTACGCCCAAGTTCGACTATAGCAGCATTCTGCCGGTCGAGCCCGCCATCAATGCCGTTCGCGCCGCCGCCAACAAGATACAGGACCCCAACATGCCGGCGGTAAAGGTCTGGGTTACCGGCGAAGTCGGGCTGGAACATGACGAAATGGCCGGCATGAGCGAGGGCACGTTCAATGCCAGCATTTTTTCCGTCGTGCTGGTCTGCGGTATTTTGCTGATCGCTTACCATTCCTGGCTGTTGATGTTGGCCACGCTGCTGACGCTGACCTTGGGCATGATTTTCTGCGGCTTGTTTGCTTCGGTGGCGGTCAAGGAACTCAATCTGATCTCGGTTGCTTTCGCGGTTTCCAACATCGGCCTGGGGGTGGAATATGCCATTCATTTTTGCCTGCGCTATCGAGACAATCTGGATATGTACGGCAAGGACAAGCTCAAGGCGATACGGCAGGCCGTGCTGAATACCAGTCCGTCCTTGATCTTGTGCGCGGGCACGACCTCCATTGGCTTATTCGCATTCGTGCCGACCGATTATCAAGGCATTTCCGAGCTGGGTTTGCTGGCGGGCACCAGTTTGTTCATCTGCCTGTTCGTGACCTTGACCGTGTTGCCGGTATTGTTGCGAGTCTTGCCGAATCCGCCCGAACATCATCTGAAACGCGGCGAACTGCCGGGCGCCTCCAAGTTTTCGGCATGGCTGGCGGCCTTTACCCTGCATCATGCCAAGCCCATTACCGGTTTGACGGCTTTGGCGACGGTCGCGGCCATCTTTTTGGTGTTTCAGGTCAAAACCGATTTCAACCCGCTGAATTTGCGCGATCCGCATACCGAATCGGTGATCGCGTTCAAGGATTTGATGAAGGCCCGCGAAACCTCGCCGATGACGCTAACCGTTTTGGCCAGCAACGAAGCGGAAGCAAAAGCCATGCGGAAGACTTTGGCTGGATTGAAGACCGTCGACAAGACCGTCAGCCTGTTCGATTTCGTCCCGGACGATCAGGAAGGCAAACTGGCCATCATCGACGACATGGCAATGACGCTGGGCCCGCAAAGTCAGGCGTTTCCGCAGTTGAAAACCGCTACCGATCCCAAGCCGGGTATCTTGCGCATGATCGCGGCGATAGACGCCAATCTGCCGAAGAAAACCGAGCCTAGGGACATTCAATCCCTGCAAGTCTTCAAAAAGGAGTTGCAGGACGTCCTGATCGAACTCGATGCCCGTTTCCAACCCGAGCGTGGCGTTTTCATCGAAAAGATTCAAACGTCCTTGCTGGGCACGCTGCCGACGGTCATGAATCAATTGTTGGCCGGTTTTCAAGCCCAAGAGATCACGCCGGAAACTATCCCGGATGACATCCGCGAGCGCTGGCTGAGCAAGGAAGGTTTATACCGCATTCAGATTTTTCCCAAGGAAGATCTGAACGATCTGGAGCATTTACAGAATTTCATCACCGAAGTGCAAGCGGTGGCGCCGAATGCGACCGACCTGCCGGTGATGTATTGGGAGTCGATGAAAGCGGTGATTGCGGCGTTTCAGCAGGCCATCATCATTGCGCTGGTTTCCATCGCGCTGCTGTTGATGTTCATTCGGCGCAGCTTCGTCGATACCTTCCTGGTGATGACGCCTTTGGTGCTGGCGGGTTTGTTCACGATGGCCTCCACCGTGTTCACCGGCACGCCGATCAACTTTGCCAATATCATTGCGTTGCCATTATTGATGGGCCTGGGCGTGGATAACGGCATACACATGGTGGAGAAATTGCATCATTCGTTGTCGGAGGAGCAGAACATCTACCAGTCCAGCACCGCGCGCGGCATGTTCTACGGTGCCTTGACCACCATTTCCAGCTTCGTCGGTCTGGCTTTTTCGCCGCATGAAGGGATTGCCAGCATGGGCCTGGTAATCACCATCGGGATTTTCTGGATCATGGCCTGTACTTTTGTGTTGCTGCCGGCCCTGGGCAAATTGGTGCTGAAACACAAAGCCATGCATTCGCCGCACGATGAAAGCGCTGCGGTCAGCTGA
- the trmB gene encoding tRNA (guanosine(46)-N7)-methyltransferase TrmB, translating to MTESKKIDPARIRSFIRRQGRATVGQKQALDSHWDKYCLSPQADFAAETAFGRKAPLIVEIGFGNGDSLAAMAEANPDLNYLGIEVHRPGVGHLMMLLEQRGISNVRIYHHDAIEILEQKIPEHSLAGVHLFFPDPWHKRRHHKRRIVRPSFLMLLNKKLAPGGYFHAATDWADYAKDMLATLSADAGLKNTSPTGDYCPRPDYRPLTKFENRGLKLGHGVWDLIFSKI from the coding sequence ATGACCGAATCCAAAAAAATCGATCCCGCCCGCATCAGAAGCTTCATTCGCCGCCAAGGCCGCGCCACCGTCGGCCAGAAACAGGCGCTGGACAGCCATTGGGATAAATATTGCCTGTCGCCGCAGGCCGATTTCGCTGCAGAAACGGCTTTTGGCCGCAAGGCGCCGTTGATCGTCGAGATCGGCTTCGGCAACGGCGACAGTCTGGCTGCGATGGCGGAAGCCAATCCGGATTTGAATTACCTCGGCATCGAAGTGCATCGTCCCGGCGTCGGCCATTTGATGATGTTGCTGGAACAGCGCGGCATCAGCAATGTGCGGATATACCATCACGACGCCATCGAGATACTGGAGCAAAAGATTCCGGAGCATAGCCTCGCCGGCGTGCATCTGTTTTTCCCCGACCCGTGGCACAAGCGCCGCCACCACAAGCGCCGCATCGTCCGCCCCAGTTTCCTGATGTTGCTGAACAAGAAATTGGCCCCCGGCGGTTATTTTCATGCCGCTACCGATTGGGCGGATTATGCCAAGGACATGCTGGCGACCTTATCCGCGGATGCCGGCCTGAAAAACACCAGTCCGACCGGCGATTATTGTCCTCGCCCGGATTATCGGCCGTTGACCAAATTCGAAAACCGCGGCCTCAAACTGGGCCATGGCGTTTGGGATTTGATTTTTAGCAAAATCTGA
- a CDS encoding calcium/sodium antiporter — MALPLLMIFLGLIILVWSADLFVEGAAAIADHLGMSPILIGMVVVGFGTSAPELSVSALSALEGSPGIALGNAYGSNITNIALILGVTAVISPIAVHSQVIRKELPILFGVTLLAIAQLYDGDLSRLDAALELVVFAAVMTWMVIQGMKTASADKLEQEVQAELKEHAMSQFQAWIWLIAGLVLLVISSRMLVWGAVSIARDLGVSDLVIGLTIVAIGTSLPELASSIMAARKGEHDLAVGNIIGSNLFNTLAVVGVAGVIHPMSIPLEIVNRDWPLMALLTLALFAMGYERNGNGSINRLEGTVLIAVYAGYTLYLINTVVSA, encoded by the coding sequence ATGGCTTTGCCACTGTTGATGATATTTCTGGGCTTGATTATTTTGGTCTGGAGCGCCGATTTGTTTGTCGAGGGCGCGGCCGCGATCGCCGATCATTTAGGGATGTCGCCGATACTGATCGGCATGGTGGTCGTGGGTTTCGGTACGTCGGCGCCGGAACTGTCGGTTTCCGCGCTCTCCGCATTGGAAGGCAGCCCCGGTATCGCCCTCGGCAATGCCTATGGCTCCAATATCACCAATATCGCGCTGATCTTGGGCGTCACGGCGGTGATCAGCCCGATCGCCGTGCATTCGCAAGTGATCAGAAAGGAACTGCCCATTCTGTTCGGCGTGACCTTGCTGGCCATCGCCCAGCTTTATGACGGTGATTTGAGCCGCCTGGATGCCGCCCTGGAATTGGTCGTATTCGCGGCCGTCATGACCTGGATGGTGATTCAGGGCATGAAAACAGCGAGCGCCGATAAACTTGAGCAGGAAGTGCAGGCCGAACTGAAGGAACACGCCATGTCGCAATTTCAGGCCTGGATTTGGCTGATTGCCGGTCTGGTGCTGCTGGTGATCAGTTCGCGCATGCTGGTTTGGGGCGCGGTATCGATTGCGCGGGACCTGGGCGTCAGCGATCTGGTCATCGGCTTGACCATCGTCGCCATCGGCACGTCGCTGCCCGAGCTGGCATCGTCGATCATGGCCGCGCGCAAGGGCGAACACGATTTGGCGGTCGGCAACATCATCGGCTCCAATTTGTTCAATACCCTGGCCGTGGTTGGGGTGGCCGGCGTGATTCATCCGATGTCGATTCCGCTCGAGATCGTCAATCGCGATTGGCCCTTGATGGCGCTATTGACGCTGGCGCTGTTCGCGATGGGTTACGAACGCAACGGTAACGGCAGTATCAATCGTCTGGAAGGCACAGTGCTGATTGCCGTCTACGCGGGTTATACCCTTTATTTGATCAACACGGTGGTGAGCGCTTAA
- a CDS encoding choice-of-anchor E domain-containing protein gives MQVHFQLTAIALLLGASGISQAALTTTSGPINFTGSASVTAAQDYPNDPYASGPKSLTNTNDGASAATVSVARFNAAMGVLTGVDLQLNSNRTQSISGSGYKGNGEGKTVSGSGASSAALVAAGAQIPLAPAISLEGGSCSLAMGKTGNISCNWGPSTSEATATHGTASVDSSNLDAYAGTGSVDATLTLPSLSATVTQSSYKGQASGSSATYTVDWSGTLQASYSYLLHALASFDTDAETTSLTLDFGNVAQNSTASLNFRLFNLANADRIGLDLDSVIASGDAGAFDTGLSAFADLAQGGSQSFIANLLTANAGSFSAQYLLNLSDADFGAGSTRQNYQLTLNLIGNVTAVPLPGAVWLFGSALLGFVGIGRRKRSLA, from the coding sequence ATGCAAGTACATTTTCAATTGACAGCCATTGCGCTCTTACTGGGGGCAAGCGGTATCTCTCAGGCCGCCTTGACCACGACCAGCGGACCGATCAACTTCACTGGCTCTGCTTCGGTTACGGCCGCGCAGGATTATCCAAACGATCCCTATGCCAGCGGCCCGAAATCGCTAACCAATACCAACGACGGCGCAAGCGCGGCCACCGTGTCGGTAGCCCGGTTCAACGCCGCCATGGGGGTTTTGACCGGCGTCGATCTGCAACTGAACTCCAACCGCACGCAATCCATTTCCGGTTCCGGTTATAAGGGCAACGGTGAAGGCAAAACCGTGAGTGGAAGCGGCGCCAGTTCCGCCGCCCTGGTCGCAGCCGGCGCCCAGATCCCGTTGGCTCCCGCGATTTCCCTGGAGGGCGGCTCCTGCTCATTGGCGATGGGTAAAACCGGAAATATCTCATGCAACTGGGGGCCATCCACGTCAGAAGCCACCGCGACTCATGGCACTGCCAGCGTGGACAGCAGCAACCTGGACGCCTATGCGGGCACAGGCAGCGTCGACGCGACTTTGACGCTACCCAGTCTGTCGGCCACGGTCACCCAATCCAGTTATAAGGGCCAGGCCAGCGGCTCATCCGCGACGTATACCGTCGATTGGTCCGGTACCTTACAGGCCAGCTACAGCTACTTGCTGCACGCCTTGGCTTCTTTCGACACCGACGCCGAAACCACCAGCCTGACCCTGGATTTCGGCAATGTTGCGCAAAACAGCACCGCGTCCTTGAATTTTAGGTTGTTCAACCTGGCCAATGCCGACCGTATCGGCCTGGACCTGGATAGCGTCATCGCCAGCGGCGATGCCGGGGCATTCGATACCGGCCTGTCGGCATTTGCCGACCTGGCCCAGGGTGGCAGCCAAAGCTTCATCGCCAATTTGCTGACAGCCAACGCTGGCAGTTTCAGCGCGCAATACCTGCTGAACCTGTCCGATGCGGATTTCGGCGCGGGCAGCACGCGTCAAAACTATCAACTGACCCTGAATCTGATCGGCAACGTCACGGCGGTACCGCTACCTGGCGCTGTCTGGTTGTTCGGTAGCGCCTTGCTGGGCTTTGTTGGCATCGGCCGCCGTAAGCGTAGCCTCGCTTAA
- a CDS encoding helix-turn-helix transcriptional regulator — MSAKSSPASSTSIRNDDPALQLVAHDDCLRQHLPETLGRGYSNLFKLDPELHCIETHYAPRQDLSILTRTDNQETKMVVTLALQGHSRFKPKHGDSVVFKQGYTSITTFRASEGTRDYQGQKTVNQLRFVMGKTWLTRHFGEQAVTTLFDQNLIRVLKQLPTSTQSIAAARALLRSDVADLAKPLFRQGLATAILASELSGLLSEDRPATRSFGAKERAMAHHARDILLAEYQNPPSVEALSRRVGTNQFKLKQLFHHYFDSTPYGLLLDIRMKEAHQLLQSGHCSVGMAAAAVGYNHASNFSAAFSRYFGFPPKRLAGQD; from the coding sequence ATGTCCGCGAAATCGAGTCCCGCCAGCTCAACCAGCATCCGCAACGATGACCCGGCCCTGCAACTTGTTGCGCATGACGACTGCTTGCGCCAGCATTTGCCGGAAACTTTGGGCCGGGGATACTCCAACCTCTTCAAGCTCGATCCCGAGTTGCATTGCATCGAGACCCATTACGCGCCCCGCCAGGATTTATCGATTTTGACGCGGACGGACAATCAAGAAACCAAGATGGTCGTGACGCTGGCTTTACAGGGCCATTCCCGGTTCAAGCCAAAGCATGGCGACAGTGTGGTTTTCAAGCAGGGCTACACGTCCATCACCACGTTTCGCGCCAGCGAAGGCACGCGGGACTATCAGGGCCAAAAAACGGTAAACCAGCTGCGCTTCGTCATGGGCAAAACCTGGCTGACGCGCCATTTTGGCGAACAGGCGGTGACCACATTGTTCGATCAGAACCTGATCCGCGTATTGAAACAGCTGCCGACATCGACACAAAGCATTGCAGCCGCGCGGGCCTTGCTAAGAAGCGATGTCGCCGACCTAGCCAAACCGTTATTCAGACAGGGGCTGGCCACGGCGATATTGGCGAGTGAACTGAGCGGCCTGTTGAGCGAGGACAGACCGGCGACGCGGTCTTTCGGCGCTAAGGAGCGCGCCATGGCGCATCATGCTCGCGACATCCTGCTCGCCGAATACCAAAATCCGCCCAGTGTGGAAGCCCTGTCCAGAAGGGTTGGCACCAACCAATTCAAACTCAAGCAATTGTTTCATCATTATTTCGACAGCACCCCTTACGGCTTATTGCTGGACATCCGCATGAAAGAGGCTCACCAGTTGCTGCAGTCCGGCCACTGTTCGGTCGGCATGGCCGCCGCCGCGGTGGGCTACAACCACGCCAGCAATTTCAGTGCGGCTTTCAGCAGATATTTCGGTTTTCCACCCAAACGCCTGGCCGGACAGGATTGA
- a CDS encoding undecaprenyl-diphosphate phosphatase has translation MDIELLIKSLILGVVEGLTEFLPVSSTGHLILAGDLLDFNDEKAKLFTIVIQVGAILAICWEYRVKIGSVLAGLTSEPRAQKFVLNLAIAFMPLASLGLLFGKHLKALLFKPIPVALAFIVGALVIIWAEKREHKVRVHEVEDLSMLDALKLGIAQAFALIPGTSRSGSTIIGGLLFGLSRKAATEFSFFLAIPTLIVASLYDLYKHRDLLHLDSDAASFAVGLMAAFVSALVAVKGLLRYISHHDFIIFAWYRILFGLGVIATSYSGLVQWTVD, from the coding sequence ATGGACATTGAACTACTGATTAAATCCCTGATTTTGGGCGTGGTCGAAGGTTTGACCGAGTTTTTGCCGGTTTCCAGTACCGGTCATTTGATTCTGGCGGGCGATCTGCTGGACTTTAACGACGAAAAGGCCAAGCTGTTCACCATCGTGATTCAGGTTGGCGCCATCCTGGCGATTTGCTGGGAATACCGCGTCAAGATCGGCTCGGTACTGGCGGGCTTGACCAGCGAGCCGCGGGCACAAAAATTCGTGCTGAACCTGGCCATTGCCTTCATGCCGCTGGCATCGCTGGGCTTGTTGTTCGGCAAGCATTTGAAAGCCTTATTGTTCAAACCCATTCCAGTGGCACTGGCATTCATCGTCGGCGCGCTGGTGATCATCTGGGCGGAAAAGCGGGAGCATAAAGTCCGCGTGCATGAGGTGGAGGACCTGAGCATGCTGGATGCGCTGAAGCTCGGTATCGCGCAAGCCTTTGCGCTGATTCCGGGCACGTCGCGTTCCGGCTCGACCATCATCGGCGGCCTGTTGTTCGGCTTGTCGCGCAAGGCGGCGACCGAATTCTCGTTTTTCCTGGCCATACCCACGCTGATTGTCGCCAGCTTGTACGATTTGTACAAACACCGCGACTTATTGCATCTCGACAGCGATGCCGCCTCGTTCGCGGTCGGTTTGATGGCGGCCTTCGTCAGCGCGCTGGTCGCGGTGAAAGGATTGCTGCGTTATATCAGCCATCACGATTTCATCATTTTCGCCTGGTATCGCATTCTGTTCGGCCTGGGCGTGATTGCCACGTCCTATAGCGGCCTGGTGCAGTGGACCGTCGATTGA
- a CDS encoding polysaccharide biosynthesis C-terminal domain-containing protein, translated as MNPLRQLVSQTAIYGLSSIIGRFLNYLLVPLYTYTFSAGEYGVVSEFYAYAGFFAVLLVFGLETGYFRFRQKAEYDADAVYHNAQSFLTIANLAFVGAIGYWLQPLADWLRYPDHPEYLLWFACILALDAFTALPFARLRAENRAWRFAGIKMTEIFVTIALNLFFLLACPKLVSLWPDAPLAELYDSNMGVGYIFIANLAASVFKSMLLLPQLRAIPFRLDWRILAPINRYSLPMVVIGFAGMVNEMLDRAILKIMLPYDLQTNLKMLGIYGACYKLSILMSLFVQAFRYAGEPFFFSYAGRADAKRTYALVMQYFVIAGVFIFLLVTLYIDLFKYFIGEEFRAGLPVVPILLLANLLLGIYVNLSVWYKLSDRTGLGAWVSLAGAALTVALNIWWIPLWGYVGSAWATFACYFFMVCLSWLLGQRFYPVAYPLGKLAVYVALGLTLYFGNRHLLETYAWNPWLSGSLGLAIYLAVVAVFDLRPLLRRR; from the coding sequence TTGAACCCGCTTCGCCAACTCGTCTCCCAAACCGCGATTTACGGCCTCAGCAGCATCATCGGCCGCTTTCTGAATTATTTACTGGTTCCGCTCTACACCTACACGTTCAGCGCGGGCGAGTACGGCGTGGTCTCGGAGTTTTACGCCTATGCCGGCTTTTTTGCCGTTTTACTGGTGTTCGGGCTGGAGACCGGTTATTTCCGCTTCCGGCAAAAAGCGGAATACGACGCCGATGCGGTTTATCACAATGCCCAAAGCTTTCTGACCATCGCCAATCTGGCGTTCGTCGGCGCGATAGGGTACTGGCTTCAGCCCCTGGCAGACTGGCTGCGCTACCCCGATCACCCTGAATATCTGTTGTGGTTTGCCTGCATCCTGGCGCTGGACGCATTCACCGCGTTGCCGTTCGCCCGTTTGCGCGCCGAAAATCGCGCCTGGCGCTTTGCCGGCATCAAGATGACGGAAATATTCGTCACCATCGCGCTGAATCTGTTTTTTCTGCTGGCTTGTCCAAAGCTAGTCTCACTGTGGCCGGATGCGCCACTGGCCGAGCTGTACGATTCGAACATGGGCGTCGGTTACATCTTCATCGCCAATCTGGCGGCCAGCGTCTTTAAAAGCATGTTATTGCTGCCGCAACTCCGCGCCATTCCATTCAGGCTGGATTGGCGGATACTGGCACCGATCAACCGCTATTCGCTGCCGATGGTGGTCATCGGCTTTGCCGGCATGGTCAACGAAATGCTGGATCGGGCGATTTTGAAAATCATGCTGCCGTATGATTTGCAAACCAATCTGAAAATGCTGGGCATTTACGGCGCCTGCTACAAACTGTCGATTTTGATGAGTTTGTTCGTGCAGGCCTTTCGTTATGCTGGCGAACCCTTCTTCTTTTCCTACGCCGGCCGCGCCGACGCCAAACGCACCTATGCGCTAGTGATGCAATATTTCGTTATCGCCGGCGTGTTCATCTTTCTGCTAGTGACGCTGTATATCGACTTGTTCAAATATTTCATCGGCGAAGAATTTCGCGCCGGCCTGCCGGTGGTGCCCATCCTGCTGCTGGCCAACCTGCTGCTGGGAATTTATGTAAATCTGTCGGTTTGGTACAAACTCAGCGACCGCACGGGCCTGGGCGCCTGGGTATCGCTGGCCGGCGCCGCGCTGACCGTGGCCTTGAACATCTGGTGGATACCGCTGTGGGGCTATGTCGGCTCGGCCTGGGCGACATTCGCCTGTTATTTTTTCATGGTCTGCCTGTCCTGGCTGCTGGGGCAGCGTTTTTATCCGGTTGCCTATCCCCTGGGCAAACTTGCGGTCTACGTGGCGTTGGGCCTGACGCTGTATTTCGGCAACCGCCATTTGCTGGAAACCTACGCCTGGAATCCCTGGCTCAGCGGCAGCTTGGGCCTGGCGATTTATCTGGCCGTGGTGGCGGTGTTCGATCTGAGACCATTGTTGCGGCGGCGTTGA
- a CDS encoding thrombospondin type 3 repeat-containing protein, giving the protein MKTLKIIMLTLATLLPVSVVVAGTFVAPPASGGNPAFTTTHFSGSQNCALCHNGIKDKNGADVSIVTDWSSSMMANSARDPFWRAKVRSEIAKHPQLEALINDKCSKCHAPMASYEAKKDGSLATQTLFDGGILTAGHPRHDAAMDGVSCTLCHQIPNSSTLGTLPAMSGNFNINTTKTIYGPFGGPGDTAIFANPMINNTGYTPVYSAHIKESKLCASCHNLKTPYVDEDGKVLSTTPESEFPEQTPYMEWEHSSYVNQKSCQGCHMSRTDGVIITTRPPWYSVQRNNFAIHDLVGANKLMLDILNNNKTQLGVLSNNFAETIAKTDTMLKSAATVSVIDQQSTAGTLDFTLQINSTTGHKLPSAYPSRRAHLHVVVLNEQNQAVWESGKVNADGSIEGVDADEQEGVFEPHYDLITSQDQVQVYEAIMGNHLGEVTYTLLRGKEYLKDNRILPAGFNKASSPADVRVVGEALADGNFVGGSDQIRYRIADLPAGNYTVKAELVYQTLSHAFARDLFEDTATAEVVDFKTMFDASSQKSSVIASAEFNETIAAPAIDSDGDGVPDNQDNCTLVANANQRDTNGDGYGNLCDPDFNQNKVVDPLDLNTLKAKLGLVSPNHDLNGNGIVDPMDLNIAKTYLGKPPGPAGLLP; this is encoded by the coding sequence ATGAAAACCCTAAAAATAATCATGCTGACATTGGCGACTTTGTTGCCAGTATCGGTCGTAGTCGCCGGGACCTTTGTCGCGCCGCCGGCATCCGGCGGCAACCCAGCATTTACCACGACGCATTTTTCCGGCTCGCAAAATTGCGCTCTTTGCCATAACGGCATCAAGGACAAAAACGGCGCCGATGTGTCTATCGTCACCGACTGGTCATCGAGCATGATGGCCAATTCGGCCCGCGATCCTTTCTGGCGCGCCAAGGTGCGCAGCGAAATCGCCAAGCATCCGCAACTGGAAGCGCTGATCAACGACAAATGCAGCAAATGCCATGCGCCGATGGCCAGTTACGAGGCCAAGAAAGACGGCTCGCTGGCCACGCAAACGCTTTTCGACGGCGGCATCCTGACTGCAGGGCATCCCAGGCATGACGCCGCGATGGACGGTGTAAGCTGCACCTTATGCCACCAAATTCCGAACTCAAGCACCTTGGGCACATTGCCGGCGATGTCTGGCAATTTCAACATCAATACCACCAAGACCATCTATGGCCCATTCGGCGGTCCCGGCGACACCGCGATTTTCGCCAATCCGATGATCAACAACACCGGCTACACACCGGTCTATAGCGCGCATATCAAGGAGTCCAAGCTTTGCGCATCCTGCCATAACCTGAAAACGCCTTACGTCGATGAAGACGGCAAGGTGTTGAGCACGACGCCGGAAAGCGAGTTTCCGGAACAAACGCCCTACATGGAGTGGGAGCACAGCAGCTACGTCAATCAGAAAAGTTGCCAAGGCTGCCATATGAGCCGAACCGACGGCGTGATCATCACCACCCGGCCGCCCTGGTACAGCGTGCAGCGCAACAACTTCGCGATTCATGACTTGGTGGGCGCGAACAAGTTGATGCTGGACATATTGAACAACAACAAAACCCAGCTCGGCGTGTTGTCCAACAACTTTGCCGAAACCATCGCCAAAACCGACACGATGCTGAAAAGTGCCGCCACGGTGAGCGTCATCGATCAGCAGTCAACCGCAGGCACGCTGGATTTCACGTTGCAAATCAATAGCACTACCGGCCACAAGCTGCCGAGCGCTTATCCGTCCAGACGCGCGCACTTACATGTCGTCGTACTGAATGAACAGAATCAGGCGGTGTGGGAATCCGGCAAGGTCAATGCCGACGGCAGCATAGAAGGTGTGGATGCCGACGAGCAAGAAGGCGTTTTCGAGCCGCATTACGACCTGATCACGTCACAGGATCAGGTACAAGTCTACGAAGCCATCATGGGCAATCACCTGGGCGAAGTGACTTATACCCTGCTGCGCGGCAAGGAATACCTGAAGGACAACCGCATCCTGCCGGCCGGCTTCAACAAGGCCAGCTCGCCAGCCGATGTGCGCGTGGTCGGCGAGGCTTTGGCGGACGGCAATTTCGTCGGCGGCAGCGATCAAATTCGTTATCGCATTGCCGACTTGCCGGCCGGGAACTACACGGTCAAGGCCGAACTGGTGTACCAGACCTTGTCGCATGCCTTCGCCCGGGATTTGTTCGAGGACACCGCCACGGCCGAAGTCGTCGACTTCAAGACCATGTTCGATGCCTCCAGCCAAAAATCCAGTGTGATCGCCAGTGCCGAGTTCAACGAAACAATCGCGGCGCCAGCGATCGATAGCGATGGCGACGGCGTGCCGGACAATCAAGACAACTGCACCTTGGTCGCGAACGCCAACCAACGCGACACCAATGGCGACGGTTACGGCAATCTCTGCGACCCCGATTTCAATCAGAACAAGGTGGTCGATCCGCTGGATCTCAACACGCTGAAAGCCAAACTGGGCCTGGTTTCACCCAACCACGACCTCAATGGCAACGGCATCGTCGATCCTATGGATTTGAATATTGCAAAAACCTATCTGGGTAAGCCGCCAGGGCCCGCCGGTTTGCTGCCTTGA